In the genome of Croceimicrobium hydrocarbonivorans, one region contains:
- a CDS encoding replicative DNA helicase, whose protein sequence is MNSRYGIKLIIVNYLQLMSGIKNKDANREQEISRISGGLKMVAKELDIPVIALSQLLRSAESQGGHKRPMLSHLRDSGFIDQDADVLLCLNRLEYYDIEQWDDYHSEPTNGEAKYILTKNRNGDLVRNRMGFEGQYTRFFDLEDFKDLRKGKKP, encoded by the coding sequence ATGAATTCCAGATATGGGATAAAGCTCATAATTGTAAATTACCTGCAACTGATGTCTGGAATTAAAAACAAAGATGCCAATCGTGAGCAAGAGATATCAAGAATTTCTGGAGGATTGAAAATGGTTGCCAAGGAACTAGACATCCCTGTTATTGCACTTTCACAACTCTTGCGTAGTGCAGAAAGTCAAGGTGGGCATAAGCGACCTATGCTATCCCATTTAAGAGACTCAGGCTTCATTGATCAAGACGCTGATGTGCTATTGTGTTTGAATCGACTCGAATACTACGACATTGAACAATGGGACGACTATCATAGTGAACCCACTAATGGTGAAGCGAAATACATCCTTACCAAAAACCGAAATGGAGACCTTGTTCGCAACCGAATGGGATTCGAAGGCCAGTACACCCGATTTTTTGATTTAGAAGACTTTAAAGACTTGAGAAAAGGCAAAAAGCCCTAG
- a CDS encoding cupin-like domain-containing protein, giving the protein MQLQAVDVVDDISPEEFYQKYVKTRIPVKLKNYSKNWEAREKWTYPFLKEIAGDHKVKLHGAWQDNGPTQIVMPHVKETTFGEYLDMLEGDVKSDLRIFLFNLFKLEPSLLNDFDFPPIMDGYLEDYPYMFFGCAGSDVRLHYDIDLSNVFITQFGGTKRITLFDQSQTKYLYKLPFTTHSAADLGNIDYEKYPALKLASGWQTDLLPGETLFMPSGIWHYIQYIDGSFSLSLRTLNPSRMGKLQGAYNVFVIRKLDEYFNKFYKNSWSDYKLKKAIERTNEIIDSRSAEYKD; this is encoded by the coding sequence ATGCAACTGCAAGCGGTAGACGTTGTAGACGATATAAGTCCGGAAGAGTTTTATCAGAAATATGTCAAAACTCGTATTCCGGTTAAGCTAAAGAACTATTCTAAAAACTGGGAGGCTCGTGAAAAATGGACCTATCCTTTTTTGAAAGAAATAGCCGGTGACCATAAGGTAAAACTTCATGGTGCTTGGCAAGATAATGGGCCCACGCAAATTGTGATGCCCCATGTAAAGGAGACCACTTTTGGAGAGTATTTAGATATGTTGGAGGGAGATGTAAAATCTGATCTCCGCATTTTCTTGTTTAACCTTTTCAAGTTGGAGCCTTCCCTGCTTAATGATTTCGATTTTCCACCCATCATGGATGGATACTTGGAAGACTATCCATATATGTTTTTCGGATGCGCAGGGAGTGATGTTCGCCTGCATTATGATATTGATCTTTCCAATGTCTTTATCACCCAGTTTGGAGGCACCAAGCGCATTACCCTCTTTGATCAAAGTCAAACTAAGTACCTCTATAAATTACCCTTTACCACCCACAGTGCGGCCGATCTTGGGAATATCGATTACGAGAAATATCCGGCCTTGAAACTGGCTTCGGGTTGGCAAACGGATTTATTGCCGGGCGAAACCTTGTTTATGCCTAGCGGTATTTGGCACTATATTCAATACATCGACGGCTCTTTCTCCTTAAGCTTGAGAACTCTAAACCCTAGTAGAATGGGGAAACTGCAAGGAGCCTACAATGTATTTGTGATTCGCAAATTGGATGAGTACTTCAATAAATTCTACAAGAATAGCTGGAGCGATTACAAGCTCAAAAAAGCCATTGAACGCACCAATGAAATTATCGACAGTCGCTCGGCCGAATACAAGGACTAG
- a CDS encoding LytR/AlgR family response regulator transcription factor, which translates to MALRYLIIEDEPPAIALLEEYARKTDFLQSAGVFSDPQEALHFIKDRRSDFDFLFLDVKMPHINGQELLALADEPIPTIFVTAYDQYAVQSYDYNTIAYLTKPVAYPKFLAATYKMREYLQINTASKVEEQSFFVKDGSRYLRLEYSEILFLKGLSNYLQLITAEKTYTLHLSLKKAGLSLPMQFVRVHQSYLVNLNRIDEIYGNTIYIGKEEIPVGRQFKDELLKRLNALM; encoded by the coding sequence ATGGCACTGAGGTATTTGATTATTGAAGATGAACCACCGGCAATCGCCTTGCTGGAGGAATATGCTCGTAAGACGGATTTTTTGCAGTCGGCTGGTGTTTTTAGTGACCCCCAAGAGGCCTTGCATTTTATTAAGGATCGCCGTTCTGACTTTGATTTCCTTTTTCTGGATGTGAAAATGCCGCATATCAATGGGCAAGAATTATTGGCTTTGGCCGATGAGCCTATCCCCACAATTTTTGTGACAGCCTACGATCAATATGCAGTACAGAGCTATGACTACAATACAATAGCCTATCTCACCAAGCCAGTGGCTTATCCTAAATTTTTAGCGGCCACCTATAAAATGCGCGAATACTTGCAGATTAATACGGCTTCGAAAGTTGAAGAACAAAGTTTTTTTGTGAAGGATGGTAGTCGCTATTTGCGATTGGAATATTCGGAGATACTCTTTTTAAAAGGACTTTCCAATTACCTGCAGTTGATCACCGCAGAGAAAACCTACACCCTGCATTTGAGTTTAAAAAAGGCGGGCCTCTCCTTGCCCATGCAGTTCGTTAGAGTGCATCAGTCCTATCTGGTTAATTTAAACCGAATTGATGAAATTTATGGAAATACCATATATATCGGGAAAGAAGAAATTCCAGTAGGAAGGCAATTTAAAGATGAACTCTTAAAGCGACTAAATGCATTAATGTAG
- a CDS encoding DNRLRE domain-containing protein has product MKRLFLFVLLIPFSLCAQNFSADSDAWIWSLPAAQNINFGKPNAQNSGLHNVLRAESWQWQGTRNDTIRFLIHFPADTIPPQDIDSAFLYLKFFANPNFTQQVGQNAFRIHPITEAWQETQVTWANQPAIDDQVFVEGATSQSDTQSYRLDVTQLLKSANQQQATGFMVKLRTETPFAGVSFASREHNQSALHPRLIVHRPSGIGLKEKAKTAIEFNNPVNDKLQLKASDAEPLEVQILDSQGRKVYQGSLDNTLNINTSEWAIGRYYMWINGEQHALVKL; this is encoded by the coding sequence GTGAAAAGACTTTTCCTCTTCGTGCTCCTTATTCCTTTTAGCCTTTGCGCGCAAAATTTCAGTGCCGACAGCGATGCTTGGATATGGTCCTTACCCGCAGCTCAAAATATCAATTTTGGAAAGCCTAATGCTCAAAACAGCGGCTTACACAATGTGCTTCGCGCAGAAAGTTGGCAATGGCAAGGCACTCGAAATGATACCATCCGTTTTCTCATTCACTTTCCGGCCGATACCATTCCGCCCCAGGATATAGATAGTGCTTTTCTGTATTTGAAGTTTTTTGCCAATCCCAATTTCACGCAGCAGGTTGGGCAAAATGCCTTTCGCATTCATCCCATCACCGAAGCCTGGCAAGAAACACAGGTTACCTGGGCCAATCAGCCGGCCATTGATGATCAAGTATTTGTAGAAGGAGCCACCAGCCAAAGCGATACCCAAAGCTATCGATTGGATGTAACTCAATTATTGAAATCTGCCAACCAACAGCAGGCCACTGGCTTTATGGTAAAGCTACGCACAGAAACTCCTTTCGCGGGTGTAAGCTTCGCCTCTAGAGAGCACAATCAAAGCGCATTACACCCCAGATTAATAGTACATAGACCCAGCGGTATTGGTTTAAAAGAAAAAGCCAAAACTGCAATTGAGTTCAATAATCCTGTAAATGACAAATTGCAATTGAAGGCCTCAGATGCTGAGCCGCTGGAAGTACAAATATTGGATAGCCAAGGTCGCAAAGTTTATCAAGGTAGCCTCGACAACACTTTGAACATCAACACGTCGGAATGGGCTATTGGTCGCTATTATATGTGGATCAATGGAGAACAACATGCCTTGGTAAAGCTTTAG
- a CDS encoding alpha/beta fold hydrolase: MKKLITLILIGSLFACQKFESSTSAETYFHLTVDKASIPVLLRGNTASNKIMLFVNGGPGLTSLDLAEADLFKWKTNLEKSVAIAYYDQRGCGNAQGNFEESSINLQQYRKDLHYVLGVLKAQYPDAELSLCGHSFGGFLASSYLLEYGDQALADKLILIDGALNYDFDLTWEYRRIFLQEMAEAQINLGENIAHWQAALDWLNTEPDLSDNAQKKIWNQYVGQPGEYLIPDEYLALSLRDYMKLGFASSYNPFPAFLSSNLEKVNDLLNAELEGQNLQSDLKQIKLPALFLWGQYDDLIPPQEGKAMFDSLGTVDHQKEFISLPNAGHEPMFSQNGALQAFIKNFILHS, translated from the coding sequence ATGAAAAAGCTAATCACTCTAATCTTGATTGGAAGCCTTTTTGCTTGCCAAAAATTTGAAAGCAGTACTAGCGCCGAAACCTATTTTCACCTTACGGTGGATAAGGCTAGTATTCCGGTTTTGCTTCGCGGTAATACCGCCTCGAATAAAATTATGCTCTTCGTAAACGGGGGCCCAGGCCTAACCAGCTTGGATCTGGCCGAGGCTGATCTTTTTAAATGGAAAACGAATCTCGAAAAATCTGTAGCCATTGCTTATTACGACCAAAGGGGCTGCGGAAATGCCCAAGGTAATTTTGAAGAATCGAGTATTAATCTCCAACAATACCGCAAAGATCTTCATTACGTTTTAGGCGTTTTAAAGGCCCAGTATCCCGATGCGGAGCTCAGCCTCTGCGGGCATAGCTTTGGCGGCTTCTTAGCGAGCTCTTATCTCTTGGAATATGGCGATCAGGCCCTGGCCGATAAGCTCATTCTAATAGATGGTGCCTTGAATTATGACTTCGATCTCACTTGGGAATATCGCCGCATTTTCCTTCAGGAAATGGCCGAAGCTCAAATCAATTTGGGGGAAAATATAGCCCATTGGCAAGCGGCACTAGATTGGCTAAATACGGAGCCAGATCTCAGTGATAATGCCCAAAAGAAAATCTGGAATCAATATGTAGGTCAACCCGGTGAATACCTTATCCCCGATGAATATTTAGCACTTTCCCTACGGGACTATATGAAACTAGGCTTCGCCTCCTCCTATAATCCATTCCCTGCTTTTTTATCCTCCAATTTGGAGAAGGTAAATGATCTTCTGAATGCAGAACTAGAAGGTCAAAATTTACAAAGTGACTTAAAGCAGATTAAGCTTCCTGCCCTCTTCTTGTGGGGTCAATACGATGATCTTATTCCCCCCCAAGAAGGCAAAGCTATGTTCGACAGCTTAGGCACGGTAGACCATCAAAAAGAATTCATCAGCCTCCCTAATGCGGGTCATGAACCGATGTTTAGCCAAAACGGAGCGCTGCAAGCCTTTATTAAAAACTTCATTCTGCACTCTTAA
- a CDS encoding sensor histidine kinase has translation MKNFLANKWVHFLLWILIICSEAFSEALNHSYEIAPVIAKAIFGQGLNALIFYCTALLIFPRPKPWSGLGALAMVLIAPVLSYAVYMSIYHWFLGVEFMTYSLELYLYYLTNGILFVLAGYLYGGARNAIALEKKQAQLEREQALAEARFLRTKLNPHFLFNALNTLLSLSLNQQKQLPETLLRLAGILRYNLENRERFLVEVQEEIGPLEDYLFVQQQRLLKDFPVDTRFRPINPQFEIPIFSLINLVENCFKHGDLSRQGWIKLRLRSTKSYLYFSTDNKIGSQSAESPGSNLGLESLKKQLDLNFPGHYRLERREEGERFQIRILIWH, from the coding sequence TTGAAGAATTTTCTGGCCAATAAATGGGTGCATTTCCTGCTTTGGATTTTAATCATTTGCAGTGAAGCTTTCTCCGAAGCGCTTAATCATTCCTATGAAATTGCCCCGGTAATTGCCAAGGCTATTTTCGGGCAGGGCTTAAATGCACTTATATTTTATTGCACCGCCTTATTGATATTTCCACGGCCTAAACCCTGGTCGGGATTAGGGGCTTTGGCCATGGTATTAATTGCCCCGGTACTTAGTTATGCGGTATATATGAGTATATACCACTGGTTTTTGGGCGTGGAGTTTATGACCTATAGCTTAGAGCTCTACCTCTATTACCTTACTAATGGAATCCTATTTGTATTGGCAGGCTACCTCTATGGCGGGGCGCGTAATGCTATAGCATTGGAGAAAAAACAGGCCCAGTTGGAACGAGAGCAAGCCCTGGCTGAAGCGCGATTTTTACGGACCAAGCTAAATCCGCATTTTCTGTTTAATGCCCTCAATACCCTATTATCCCTAAGCCTGAATCAGCAAAAGCAATTGCCGGAAACCCTGCTTAGGCTGGCGGGCATATTGCGCTATAATCTGGAAAATCGAGAGCGTTTTTTAGTGGAGGTTCAAGAGGAGATTGGGCCTTTGGAAGACTATCTATTTGTACAGCAACAGCGACTCTTGAAGGATTTTCCGGTAGATACCAGGTTTCGCCCCATAAACCCGCAATTCGAAATCCCGATCTTCAGTTTGATTAATCTGGTGGAAAATTGCTTTAAGCATGGTGACTTATCCCGCCAAGGTTGGATAAAGCTCCGACTGCGCTCCACAAAGAGCTATCTCTATTTTTCTACGGATAATAAAATTGGTTCGCAATCGGCGGAAAGCCCAGGTAGCAATTTGGGTTTGGAAAGTTTAAAGAAACAATTGGATTTGAACTTCCCCGGACACTATCGCCTTGAGAGAAGGGAAGAAGGGGAGCGTTTCCAAATACGAATATTGATATGGCACTGA
- a CDS encoding AraC family transcriptional regulator encodes MTWHFREYKAEGLLAEYIDCFWSENYMDRSESKQLMIFPDNTVELIFSENPFIRNGQRYLSHLSGLKTQSQMVAVERSPLVAVRFKPYGLKPFINCASQELLNGSFAPEEVFGPEIRAIEEQLFEAADFESRVQILSQYFLFKLKKQTSEKPFASPIAAYISAQQGQATVQGLMNWSGLSLKSLERHFKKHFGLSPKQYLRLQRVLMALVRTKADHQSSLTAIAYDFGYFDQAHFIHEVQSFTGLNPMRFRSELSDLQAQLFV; translated from the coding sequence ATGACGTGGCATTTCCGGGAATATAAAGCAGAAGGCTTACTGGCAGAATACATTGATTGTTTCTGGTCCGAAAATTATATGGACCGGAGTGAGAGCAAACAATTAATGATTTTCCCGGATAATACCGTAGAACTCATTTTTTCGGAAAATCCATTTATTCGCAATGGGCAGCGCTATCTCAGTCATTTAAGTGGCTTAAAAACCCAAAGTCAGATGGTAGCGGTAGAACGCAGTCCCTTAGTAGCGGTGCGTTTTAAACCCTATGGCTTAAAGCCCTTCATTAATTGCGCAAGTCAGGAACTTCTAAATGGCAGCTTTGCACCCGAAGAGGTATTCGGTCCGGAGATTCGTGCAATTGAAGAACAATTATTTGAAGCCGCTGATTTCGAGAGTCGGGTTCAAATCTTAAGCCAATACTTCCTCTTTAAGCTTAAGAAACAGACATCCGAAAAACCTTTTGCATCCCCTATAGCGGCTTATATTTCTGCACAGCAAGGCCAGGCAACGGTGCAAGGTTTAATGAATTGGTCTGGGCTTTCCCTCAAAAGCTTAGAACGTCATTTTAAGAAACATTTCGGCTTAAGTCCCAAGCAATATCTCAGGCTGCAACGAGTGCTTATGGCTCTAGTTCGCACCAAGGCTGATCATCAAAGCTCCCTCACCGCCATTGCTTATGATTTTGGCTATTTCGATCAAGCCCATTTTATTCATGAGGTGCAAAGTTTTACGGGTTTAAACCCGATGCGCTTCCGCAGTGAACTTAGCGATTTACAAGCCCAATTATTCGTGTAG
- a CDS encoding T9SS type A sorting domain-containing protein: MKTKILSFSLALISSLTLMAQRTTTLRTNNFEAVLCDNGGLFQDYNGIGKLTIKSPGGQRIMTNGLLWIGAYYNNAQYIAMQKGYNPDFDPQGSKTDFHTGPISNDFNDPNYINQFVKLWQISRIDIDYHNAHYNEANYLMHSTIRDWPAHGDTNRGEAFYLAPFHDRDSNGIYEPSLGDYPMIRGDEAVYMIFQDLNRDIAFSDTNSMGLEIHLMVYAFDQAQVYHLNNSIFLNYRIINRSNRSYEQFSTNFYQAVSVGGDWNDLIGSDSSRAMIYAYNRDSTDSGYRSFGNYPGAVAVYDLDYKANGSLYYNNYIPTVDTNTCYPKNINHYFNLIQGRWRNGEVLRLDNPSGLFDTLNGEGYQSSPPFSPQTNWVYNDQNNWYNSPNKSLVTDCLLRYTKPSFPPGDTICWNLAISYANDSTDLNPYASVVKLKSKSDALRAFYQAQNYDCQTYKIGLNEKVTLPQIQVYPQPAQGYLQIEAPYPLQKVELYRLDGQKCLSLEGNQKQIQINCAGLAPGIYILRMESKEGEPQTKKILIQ, from the coding sequence ATGAAAACAAAGATTCTCAGTTTCAGCTTGGCCCTTATAAGCAGCTTGACCCTCATGGCTCAGCGAACAACCACCCTTCGAACCAATAATTTTGAGGCCGTCCTTTGTGATAATGGCGGGCTATTTCAGGATTACAACGGCATAGGTAAATTAACCATTAAAAGCCCAGGTGGTCAAAGAATTATGACTAATGGCCTGCTTTGGATTGGTGCCTATTATAACAATGCGCAATACATCGCAATGCAAAAAGGCTACAACCCCGACTTCGATCCACAAGGCAGTAAAACTGACTTTCACACGGGACCAATTAGTAATGATTTTAATGATCCCAACTATATCAATCAGTTTGTAAAGCTTTGGCAAATCAGTCGCATAGACATTGATTACCACAATGCGCATTATAATGAGGCCAATTACCTGATGCATAGCACCATTCGCGATTGGCCTGCCCATGGAGACACTAATCGCGGAGAGGCCTTTTATTTAGCTCCTTTCCATGATCGTGACAGCAATGGTATCTATGAACCTTCTCTAGGTGATTATCCGATGATTCGAGGTGATGAGGCCGTGTATATGATATTCCAAGATTTAAACCGGGATATAGCCTTTTCTGACACCAATAGCATGGGCCTAGAAATCCATTTAATGGTCTATGCCTTTGACCAAGCCCAGGTTTACCATCTCAATAACTCCATCTTCCTTAATTATCGGATCATCAATCGTAGTAACCGAAGCTATGAGCAATTCAGTACGAATTTTTATCAAGCAGTAAGCGTTGGAGGTGATTGGAATGACCTGATCGGAAGTGACTCCAGTAGAGCCATGATCTACGCTTATAATCGCGATTCCACTGATTCTGGATATAGATCTTTTGGAAACTATCCAGGTGCCGTTGCAGTTTACGATTTAGACTATAAAGCCAATGGCTCCCTTTATTACAATAACTACATTCCTACAGTAGACACTAACACCTGTTACCCTAAAAATATAAACCATTATTTCAACCTAATTCAGGGACGTTGGCGAAATGGTGAAGTCTTGCGATTAGATAATCCGAGCGGACTTTTTGATACCCTAAACGGAGAAGGTTACCAAAGTTCGCCTCCTTTTAGTCCACAAACCAATTGGGTTTATAATGACCAAAACAACTGGTACAATTCACCTAATAAATCGCTTGTAACAGATTGTCTTTTACGTTATACCAAGCCCTCTTTTCCGCCTGGAGATACCATTTGTTGGAACTTGGCTATTAGCTACGCTAATGATTCAACGGACCTCAACCCCTATGCTTCGGTGGTAAAATTGAAGTCCAAATCTGATGCCCTAAGAGCCTTTTATCAGGCGCAAAACTATGACTGCCAAACCTATAAGATTGGCTTGAATGAAAAGGTCACATTGCCTCAAATCCAAGTTTATCCGCAACCTGCTCAGGGATATCTGCAAATTGAGGCACCCTATCCCCTGCAAAAGGTGGAGCTGTATCGCTTGGATGGACAAAAGTGCCTGAGTTTAGAAGGAAACCAAAAGCAGATTCAAATCAATTGCGCTGGCCTGGCTCCGGGCATTTATATCCTGCGTATGGAATCTAAAGAAGGAGAGCCTCAGACTAAAAAAATTCTCATTCAATAA
- a CDS encoding TolB family protein: MNSIPWSTFRIPILLISLTAAVWACHPEAPQETGSQAPANGYPWLPDDLGPVPQILRPGELSTAIDKFNFTLSPGGDTVFYCATNQKLGFTAPVYQVWNGTAFDPPQWLPFAEAEIPMADVQMSPDGKHLFYSTFKDYPGKAEGFHFDLWQVQWKNNAWQEPQPVKGELASAGNEFYPVSTNSGRLYFNSDFENTSDLYYADFKDGLYGKAIALPANINTEAREADAFVAADESYIVFVRVDAEDGFGNSDLYISFRRSDTSWTDPQNLGPTINSDQIDGSPWLSPDGQYLVFTTGRKEAQI; the protein is encoded by the coding sequence ATGAATAGCATCCCCTGGTCTACTTTCCGCATTCCAATCCTACTGATAAGCTTGACTGCCGCAGTCTGGGCCTGTCATCCGGAAGCCCCCCAAGAAACTGGTTCGCAAGCACCGGCTAATGGTTATCCATGGCTACCGGATGACTTGGGTCCGGTCCCCCAAATCCTGCGGCCCGGTGAACTCTCTACCGCCATCGACAAATTCAATTTCACGCTAAGCCCTGGTGGAGATACCGTTTTCTATTGTGCCACCAATCAAAAGCTGGGTTTTACCGCTCCCGTTTATCAGGTTTGGAATGGAACCGCATTTGACCCACCACAATGGCTTCCCTTTGCCGAAGCGGAAATACCGATGGCCGATGTTCAAATGAGTCCCGATGGTAAGCATTTATTCTACAGCACCTTTAAAGATTATCCCGGAAAGGCAGAAGGTTTTCATTTCGATCTCTGGCAAGTGCAATGGAAGAATAATGCCTGGCAGGAACCTCAGCCTGTAAAAGGTGAATTGGCCAGTGCTGGCAATGAATTTTACCCGGTGTCTACAAATAGTGGTCGACTCTATTTCAATTCGGATTTCGAAAACACTTCCGACCTCTATTACGCCGACTTTAAGGATGGTCTGTATGGAAAAGCTATTGCCCTTCCCGCAAATATTAATACCGAAGCGCGCGAGGCCGATGCCTTTGTGGCGGCCGATGAATCGTATATCGTATTTGTTCGAGTAGATGCGGAAGACGGTTTTGGCAATAGCGATCTCTATATCAGCTTTCGCCGATCCGACACCAGCTGGACCGATCCTCAAAATTTAGGTCCTACCATCAACAGCGATCAAATTGACGGTAGCCCTTGGCTGAGTCCGGACGGGCAATATCTGGTTTTTACTACCGGCCGAAAAGAAGCCCAAATATGA
- a CDS encoding serine hydrolase domain-containing protein, with product MRKLLLFLILMSFGVKAQLYFPASNGSWDTLSPTRLNWCPPQIAALDSFALAAHSKSLLILKDGKIVHEAYYGSYTQDSVWYWASAGKTLMAFLIGKAQEEGLLDINDSTSQYLGRGWTSAPANKEALITIKDQLQMTTGLDYQVPNLDCTADSCLLYRMDAGTQWYYHNAPYLLLKDVLEQASGTGLNRYTQNTLAGSIGFRGLWLDNLYFSNARQMARFGLLLLAEGEWNGQKVLADTNYLRAMQQSSQSLNPAYGYLTWLNGKSSFIQPGLPISFNGPIIPNAPSDLYMAAGKNDQRIYVVPSQNLVVVRQGQAADSSALALSGFDSQLWSYINALNCQGIGLSEEESAIAVYPNPSEGEFYIPANHQVRAVYDLYGRQVAFRQEGSKLSFKEAVQGLFVLVLDNGSSALIHVQDR from the coding sequence ATGCGAAAGCTCCTACTTTTTTTAATCTTGATGAGTTTTGGTGTCAAAGCTCAGCTTTACTTTCCCGCTAGCAATGGTTCTTGGGATACCCTAAGTCCGACCCGCCTTAACTGGTGCCCTCCTCAAATTGCCGCTTTAGATAGTTTTGCCCTTGCTGCCCACTCCAAATCCTTATTGATTTTAAAGGATGGAAAAATCGTGCATGAAGCCTATTATGGCAGCTATACGCAAGATTCAGTTTGGTACTGGGCTTCGGCCGGAAAGACCTTGATGGCTTTCTTGATCGGTAAGGCTCAAGAGGAAGGCTTATTAGATATCAACGACAGTACTTCGCAATATTTAGGAAGGGGCTGGACCAGTGCTCCGGCCAATAAGGAAGCTTTGATCACCATCAAGGATCAATTGCAAATGACCACCGGATTAGATTATCAGGTGCCTAATCTGGATTGTACCGCCGATTCTTGCTTGCTCTATCGAATGGATGCCGGAACACAATGGTATTATCACAATGCTCCATATCTCCTTTTAAAAGATGTTTTGGAGCAGGCCTCCGGGACCGGGCTAAATCGCTATACCCAAAATACCTTAGCGGGAAGCATTGGATTTAGAGGACTATGGTTGGATAATCTCTACTTTTCGAATGCACGCCAAATGGCTCGTTTTGGTTTGCTACTCCTGGCGGAAGGAGAATGGAACGGGCAAAAGGTTTTGGCCGATACCAATTATTTGAGGGCTATGCAACAAAGCAGCCAAAGCCTAAACCCTGCCTATGGATACCTCACCTGGTTAAATGGAAAAAGCAGTTTCATCCAGCCGGGATTGCCCATCAGTTTTAATGGTCCCATTATTCCGAATGCGCCTTCGGATTTATATATGGCCGCCGGAAAAAATGATCAACGCATTTATGTAGTGCCCTCTCAAAATCTGGTGGTGGTGCGCCAGGGGCAAGCGGCAGATTCATCGGCATTAGCCTTATCAGGATTCGATAGTCAATTATGGTCTTATATCAATGCGCTTAACTGTCAGGGTATTGGATTAAGTGAAGAAGAATCTGCAATAGCAGTCTATCCTAATCCCTCGGAGGGTGAATTCTATATTCCGGCCAATCATCAGGTTCGGGCCGTTTATGATCTCTATGGTCGGCAGGTGGCCTTTAGGCAGGAGGGCTCCAAATTAAGCTTTAAGGAGGCTGTTCAGGGACTCTTTGTTCTAGTACTGGATAATGGATCTTCTGCTCTAATTCATGTTCAGGATAGATAG